One genomic region from Pogona vitticeps strain Pit_001003342236 chromosome 12, PviZW2.1, whole genome shotgun sequence encodes:
- the LOC140702463 gene encoding methionyl-tRNA formyltransferase, mitochondrial-like, with product MRGWLWRLGRDGWRWAHGTAAAGELPRRRAGPPWRVLFFGTDDFSVETLRALQAAREPRPNALVDHLEVVTVQPQLPKGLPVKNYAEQSQLPVHFWPDVASCEHFDVGVVASFGHLLHEDLILKFPYGVLNVHPSCLPRWRGPAPIIHTVLHGDTVTGVTIMQIRPKRFDVGPIIKQETVPVPPNCTAKELESVLSKLGADMLIAVLEHLAESLRNKREQPKEGTTAAPKVTAAVSCIEWEEQAPEQILRMHRALGTLMPLRTLWMGSVVKLLDLAEVETLPDFIDRLRPENEILPGSVFYNKKSETLVIHCKEGWVGAKTVILKKKLAAVEFYNGYLHPWFQQNSKMPLRECRFQTL from the exons ATGAGGGGCTGGTTGTGGAGGCTCGGGCGGGACGGCTGGAGGTGGGCTCACGGGACGGCGGCGGCCGGGGAGCTTCCCAGGAGGCGAGCGGGGCCGCCCTGGAGGGTCCTTTTCTTCGGCACCGACGACTTCTCCGTAGAGACGCTCCGCGCCCTCCAGGCCGCTCG GGAGCCCAGACCGAATGCTCTTGTAGACCATCTGGAGGTGGTGACTGTACAGCCCCAGCTGCCAAAGGGACTGCCTGTCAAGAACTATGCAGAGCAGTCTCAACTCCCTGTCCACTTCTGGCCAGATGTTGCCTCGTGCGAGCACTTTGACGTCGGTGTGGTGGCATCAtttggccatcttctccatgaGGACCTCATCTTGAAGTTCCCATA CGGCGTATTGAATGTCCATCCCAGCTGTCTTCCGAGATGGCGTGGCCCCGCGCCAATCATCCACACAGTACTCCATGGAGATACAGTTACTGGGGTGACAATAATGCAGATTAGGCCAAAGAG GTTTGATGTAGGTCCCATAATTAAACAGGAAACCGTTCCAGTTCCACCCAACTGTACGGCAAAAGAATTGGAGTCAGTGTTATCCAAACTGGGTGCAGACATG CTCATTGCTGTTCTAGAACACTTAGCCGAAAGTTTAAGGAACAAGAGAGAGCAGCCAAAGGAAGGAACAACAGCTG CTCCTAAAGTTACTGCTGCTGTGAGCTGCATTGAATGGGAAGAGCAGGCCCCTGAGCAAATACTAAGGATGCACCGTGCCTTGGGAACATTG ATGCCCCTGCGAACACTGTGGATGGGCAGTGTGGTAAAGCTCCTGGATCTTGCAGAAGTGGAGACATTGCCGGATTTTATTG atAGGTTAAGACCTGAAAATGAGATTCTCCCAGGATCAGTGTTTTACAATAAGAAGTCAGAAACATTAGTGATCCATTGCAAG GAAGGCTGGGTTGGAGCAAAGACCGTGATCCTTAAGAAGAAGCTGGCAGCTGTTGAATTCTACAATGGATATTTGCATCCCTGGTTTCAGCAGAATTCCAAAATGCCTCTCAGAGAGTGCAGGTTTCAGACACTCTAG